From a single Calothrix sp. NIES-2098 genomic region:
- the recA gene encoding recombinase A, with protein sequence MAINTDTSGKQKALNIVLNQIERSFGKGAIMRLGDATRMRVETISTGALTLDLALGGGLPKGRVIEIYGPESSGKTTVALHAIAEVQREGGIAAFVDAEHALDPTYAAALGVDIENLLVSQPDTGEAALEIVDQLVRSAAVDIVVIDSVAALVPRAEIEGDMGDAHVGLQARLMSQALRKITGNIGKSGCTVIFINQLRQKIGVTYGSPETTTGGNALKFYASVRLDIRRIQTLKKGTDEFGNRVKVKVAKNKVAPPFRVAEFDIIFGKGVSTLGCLVDLAEETGILIRKGAWYSYNGDNISQGRDNAIKYLEEKPEFAAQIKQLVREKLDKGAVVSANSVTKVSDEEEEEADLEEEE encoded by the coding sequence ATGGCTATCAATACCGATACTTCTGGCAAGCAAAAAGCGCTGAATATTGTACTCAACCAAATTGAGCGCAGCTTTGGTAAGGGAGCAATCATGCGCCTAGGGGATGCTACTCGGATGCGAGTAGAGACAATTTCCACTGGGGCGCTCACCTTGGATTTAGCATTGGGTGGAGGTTTACCCAAGGGGCGGGTGATTGAGATTTATGGGCCGGAAAGTTCCGGTAAAACAACAGTAGCACTGCACGCGATCGCGGAAGTGCAACGAGAAGGTGGTATTGCTGCCTTTGTTGACGCTGAACATGCCCTTGACCCCACCTATGCCGCAGCATTAGGTGTAGATATTGAAAATCTGCTAGTTTCTCAACCCGATACAGGAGAAGCTGCTTTAGAAATTGTCGATCAGCTGGTGCGCTCTGCTGCTGTTGATATTGTCGTTATTGACTCAGTAGCAGCACTGGTTCCCCGTGCCGAAATTGAAGGCGATATGGGTGATGCTCACGTTGGTCTCCAAGCTCGGTTAATGAGCCAGGCTTTACGTAAAATTACTGGTAACATTGGTAAATCTGGCTGTACAGTAATTTTTATTAACCAATTGCGGCAAAAAATTGGTGTCACCTATGGTAGCCCAGAAACTACAACTGGTGGTAATGCCTTAAAATTCTACGCTTCGGTGCGCTTAGATATTCGTCGCATTCAAACTTTGAAAAAAGGTACAGATGAATTCGGGAACCGCGTTAAGGTGAAGGTGGCAAAAAATAAAGTAGCACCGCCTTTTAGAGTTGCAGAATTTGACATTATTTTTGGTAAAGGAGTTTCTACTTTAGGTTGTCTTGTTGACTTAGCAGAAGAAACTGGCATCCTCATCCGTAAAGGTGCTTGGTATAGCTACAATGGCGATAATATTTCTCAAGGTCGAGATAATGCCATCAAATATCTAGAAGAAAAGCCAGAATTTGCCGCCCAAATTAAGCAGTTGGTACGTGAAAAGTTAGATAAAGGAGCTGTGGTTTCTGCTAACTCGGTAACGAAAGTCAGCGATGAAGAGGAAGAAGAAGCTGATTTAGAAGAAGAGGAATAA